One segment of Daphnia magna isolate NIES linkage group LG2, ASM2063170v1.1, whole genome shotgun sequence DNA contains the following:
- the LOC116915470 gene encoding endocuticle structural glycoprotein SgAbd-1, which yields MKLFIIAAVLAVAAAAPSSYKSPSYPAPSYPAPKYPTPSYPAPAYPAPAYSAPAYKDNKYADITVTSQSDERNLDGSSQWSYAQSDYTTREESQAQKKMQGVAYDSYGKATYEDVMGNTNKGSSYWVSPEGEKFTLTWTADDAGFQPKGDHLPVAPVHEYELPVAPVHEYELPVAPVHIPFNGKGYKIY from the exons ATGAAGCTG TTTATCATCGCCGCTGTCTTGGCCGTTGCTGCCGCTGCACCATCCAGCTACAAATCTCCCAGCTACCCAGCCCCAAGCTACCCtgcaccaaagtaccctactcctagctaccccgcaccagcctaccccgcaccagcctactccgcaccagcctacaaggataacaaatatgCCGACATCACCgtcaccagccaatctgatgAACGCAACCTtgatggcagcagccaatggag CTACGCCCAATCTGACTACACCACTCGTGAAGAGTCCCAGGCCCAAAAGAAGATGCAAGGAGTCGCCTACGATTCTTACGGCAAGGCTACCTACGAGGACGTTATGggaaacaccaacaagggatcaTCTTACTGGGTTTCTCCTGAAGGcgagaaattcactttgacctggaCCGCTGATGATgctggattccagcccaaaggtgaccacttgcccgtcgctcccgtccatGAATACGAGCTCCCAGTTGCTCCCGTTCACGAATACGAGCTACCCGTTGCCCCCGTCCACATCCCTTTCAACGGCAAAGGCTACAAGATCTACTAA